From the genome of Anopheles moucheti chromosome 3, idAnoMoucSN_F20_07, whole genome shotgun sequence, one region includes:
- the LOC128300366 gene encoding uncharacterized protein LOC128300366 codes for MAILHSCCLWRSVRRGSFASVIYTLIYFSISCITMSLFLHEERRYLRGEVDKPIGESFLERDTISGVTVKFNVLLLVFATLGVFSSVLVLIGLKMNNRGLLLPWIGVMIADLLVECAHFVYLIAIETLKFEPLTAMLFTIDFFIMCLNIYCLLCVISQYQEYKAGRGQADDDSYTCPSNIQYSPPAPTCLPQAKTTTLSPVICPHSNCTLIPEETQINGTFVGSVASSPLRALPTVRPPRSSLLKKHVKFSAGDKPKGCCTGIIHPENIIKDGTKPNGHMMVSIEALPEYSEDKLSWHEQKLTNVNQLYPSIKGSTMHENQHHQAEH; via the exons ATTTATTTCAGCATATCCTGCATAACGATGTCGCTGTTTCTGCACGAGGAACGCCGGTACCTGCGGGGCGAGGTCGACAAACCGATCGGGGAAAGCTTCCTGGAACGGGACACCATCTCGGGCG TGACGGTCAAATTTAATGTGCTGCTGCTCGTCTTCGCCACCCTGGGAGTGTTTTCGTCTGTGCTCGTTTTAATCGGATTAAAAATG AACAACCGTGGCCTTCTGTTGCCATGGATTGGGGTCATGATAGCGGATCTGTTGGTGGAGTGTGCACATTTCGTCTATCTTATTGCCATAGAAACG CTTAAATTTGAACCATTAACGGCAATGCTGTTTACCATAGATTTTTTCATCATGTGTCTTAAT ATttactgtttgctgtgcgtGATATCGCAGTACCAGGAGTATAAAGCAGGCCGCGGACAGGCCGATGACGATTCGTACACTTGC CCCTCCAACATCCAGTACAGTCCGCCGGCGCCCACCTGTCTACCGCAGGCCAAAACGACAACGCTCAGCCCGGTGATCTGTCCACACTCCAACTGCACCCTCATCCCGGAGGAAACGCAGATCAATGGAACGTTCGTGGGAA GTGTAGCATCGTCCCCGCTGAGAGCATTGCCCACGGTACGTCCACCCCGAAGCTCGCTGCTAAAGAAGCACGTCAAGTTTTCGGCCGGCGATAAGCCGAAGGGTTGCTGTACGGGGATCATTCATCCGGAGAATATCATCAAAGACGGTACCAAACCGAACGGTCACATGATGGTGTCGATTGAGGCACTACCCG AATACAGCGAGGATAAGCTTTCCTGGCACGAGCAGAAACTGACGAACGTGAATCAACTGTATCCCAGCATCAAAGGCTCCACCATGCATGAGAATCAGCACCACCAGGCAGAACACTAA
- the LOC128301069 gene encoding chitotriosidase-1 — protein sequence MVQKVTVLSVVLLVMLLVAPGFAGETQQVARAEGKKVVCYVGTWAVYRPGNGRFDIEHIDPSLCTHLMYGFFGINEDATVRIIDPYLDLEENWGRGHIKRFVGLKNLSPALKTLAAIGGWNEGSRKFSAMAASAELRKRFIYDCVAFCQRHGFDGIDLDWEYPAQRDGNAAIDKDNHALLVEEMRVVFDQYGLLLTAAVASVEFSAGVSYDIPRIVKSFHFLNVMVYDMHGAWDSYCGINAPLYRGSADATTTQQQLNVNSSIQYWLSQGAPAEKLVLGIPLYGRSFTLANAANSQTGAATVGGGTAGPYTREPGVMGYNEFCEKLQTESWDLRWSEEQQAPYAVRNNQWLGYDDLRSVQLKIKYLLDLGLGGAMVWSLETDDFRGLCGGGKYPLMHEIHSLVNGGTPSPTTPPPVPAPSTTTTSASTTDNPGGNPGTTRPPSDDNPCSGGKIGFVPNPNHCNRYYMCLTEDTYFEFTCPAGTLFDPNLNVCNWADQVKCTNE from the exons ATGGTGCAAAAAGTTACAGTGCTAAGCGTAGTGCTTCTGGTGATGCTACtagttgcaccaggatttgCAGGCGAAACACAACAGGTTGCGCGTGCCGAAG GGAAAAAAGTGGTATGCTATGTGGGCACCTGGGCTGTCTATCGGCCCGGTAATGGGCGCTTCGACATCGAGCATATTGACCCGTCGCTGTGCACTCACCTGATGTATGGGTTCTTCGGCATCAACGAGGATGCAACGGTGCGCATAATCGATCCGTATTTGGATCTCGAGGAAAATTGGGGCCGTGGACATATCAAACGGTTTGTCGGGCTGAAAAACCTGTCACCGGCGCTCAAAACGCTGGCAGCGATCGGTGGCTGGAACGAGGGCTCCCGGAAGTTTTCCGCAATGGCTGCCAGTGCCGAGCTGCGGAAGCGCTTCATTTACGACTGTGTGGCGTTCTGTCAGCGGCACGGGTTCGATGGAATCGATCTGGACTGGGAGTATCCGGCGCAGCGTGACGGTAATGCAGCAATTGATAAGGACAACCACGCACTGCTGGTGGAAGAGATGAGAGTGGT ATTTGACCAGTATGGATTACTATTGACGGCCGCTGTTGCGTCGGTAGAGTTTTCCGCCGGTGTATCGTACGATATACCGCGAATAGTGAAAAGTTTCCACTTCCTGAATGTCATGGTTTACGATATGCATGGTGCTTGGGACAGTTACTGCGGTATCAACGCACCGCTATACCGTGGTTCGGCCGATGCGACGACAACGCAGCAACAGCTTAACGTTAACTCCAGCATACAGTACTGGCTATCGCAGGGTGCTCCGGCAGAAAAGCTTGTGCTGGGTATTCCTCTGTACGGACGAAGCTTTACGCTGGCCAACGCCGCCAACAGTCAGACAGGGGCAGCTACTGTCGGTGGTGGTACAGCTGGCCCGTATACACGCGAGCCCGGCGTAATGGGTTACAACGAGTTTTGCGAGAAGCTGCAAACAGAATCGTGGGACCTGCGCTGGAGCGAAGAACAGCAGGCACCGTACGCGGTACGCAACAACCAGTGGTTAGGATATGATGATCTTCGATCGGTACAGTTGAAG ATAAAGTACCTGCTAGATCTTGGACTCGGCGGTGCCATGGTGTGGTCCCTTGAGACGGATGACTTCCGCGGATTGTGTGGCGGCGGAAAGTATCCACTGATGCATGAGATCCATTCGCTGGTAAATGGTGGTACTCCAAGTCCAACCACTCCACCACCGGTGCCTGCACCGTCTACAACCACTACCAGCGCGTCAACCACTGACAATCCGGGTGGAAATCCCGGTACAACGAGACCACCTTCCGATGATAACCCATGTTCCGGTGGGAAGATTGGATTCGTACCAAACCCGAACCATTGTAACCGGTACTACATGTGCCTCACTGAGGATACGTACTTTGAATTTACATGCCCGGCAGGCACGCTGTTCGACCCGAACCTGAATGTGTGCAATTGGGCTGACCAGGTAAAGTGCACAAACGAATGA
- the LOC128301068 gene encoding glucose-6-phosphate exchanger SLC37A2 isoform X1 — MQRTRIPSTGRQQRMSSTYPMAPIGVRVISYLSAKLCPRFQVNRVLWFKCSVLGLTYLAYTCYHMTRKPISVVKSVLHRNCSSVTLPPEFVTPAGGSDPTAPSPLPTDGTWCDYAPFDQPDFNSLLGALDSAFLFSYAIAMFFAGFIAERVSLRYFLALGMAFSGVFCYLFGMAKVYDIHALWYFIAVQALAGMFQTTGWPGVVTIVGRWFGKSKRGLIFGIWNSHTSIGNVLGTLIAAHYVERDWSMSFVVPGFLMGLCGFIMFLFLVERPEIVDCQEKVADYAHQQRGPAAGSSQRPRMDDSVSEEDYTVNTEQDNASTRSLRGSYYSEINERTPIIGSINRAPPHQDAIGFFGALRIPGVVEFSLSLFFSKLVSYTFLFWLPFYIQHSTSMGAKLSADVSTVFDIGGIVGAIAAGMLSDASAMPATTCTGMLAIAAPLLLIYRYWGSVSLSVNILLLFIVGVTVNGPYALITTSVSAELGQHSSLNGNSKALATVTAIIDGTGSIGAAIGPLLAGMLSGWSNVFYMLVISNVLALVMLLRISTKECSRRNINRRYNVRIE; from the exons ATGCAAAGGACCCGCATACCGTCCACGGGGCGACAGCAAAGGATGAGCTCAACCTACCCGATGGCGCCGATTGGCGTTCGCGTGATAAGCTACCTGTCGGCCAAACTATGTCCCCGCTTCCAGGTCAACCGTGTCCTGTGGTTCAAATGTTCCGTCCTTGGATTGACCTATCTCGCTTACACCTGTTACCACATGACGCGGAAACCGATCTCGGTCGTGAAATCGGTACTGCACCGGAACTGTTCATCCGTTACGCTTCCGCCGGAATTTGTCACGCCGGCTGGTGGAAGCGACCCGACCGCACCGTCCCCGCTTCCCACCGATGGGACCTGGTGTGATTATGCCCCGTTCGATCAGCCGGACTTTAATTCGCTGCTCGGCGCGCTGGACTCGGCGTTCCTTTTCAGCTACGCGATTGCAATGTTCTTTGCCGGATTTATCGCCGAGCGTGTGTCGTTGCGCTACTTCCTGGCCCTCGGGATGGCATTTTCCGGAGTGTTTTGCTATCTGTTCGGAATGGCAAAGGTGTACGACATACATGCGCTGTGGTACTTCATTGCCGTCCAGGCACTGGCAGGCATGTTCCAAACGACCGGCTGGCCCGGTGTCGTCACGATCGTGGGCCGATGGTTTGGCAAATCGAAACGTGGGCTTATCTTTGGCATCTGGAACAGTCACACCTCGATCGGGAATGTGCTCGGTACGCTGATAGCGGCACACTACGTCGAACGGGACTGGTCGATGTCGTTCGTGGTGCCCGGATTTCTGATGGGGTTGTGCGGATTCATCATGTTTCTGTTTCTGGTCGAGCGGCCAGAAATTGTCGACTGTCAGGAGAAGGTGGCCGATTATGCGCACCAGCAGCGTGGGCCGGCTGCTGGTTCGAGTCAGCGACCGAGGATGGACGACTCCGTGAGTGAAGAAGATTACACCGTAAATACAGAGCAG GATAATGCTTCAACGAGAAGCTTACGTGGCAGTTATTATTCT GAGATAAACGAACGCACACCGATCATTGGAAGCATCAATCGGGCGCCACCCCATCAGGACGCGATCGGATTCTTCGGTGCGCTGCGCATTCCAGGCGTGGTCGAGTTTTCGCTCAGCCTGTTCTTTTCCAAGCTCGTCAGCTACACATTCCTTTTCTGGCTACCATTTTACATACAACATTCTA CTTCCATGGGTGCAAAGCTGTCCGCGGATGTATCGACCGTGTTCGATATTGGCGGTATTGTCGGTGCGATCGCAGCCGGTATGCTGTCAGACGCTAGCGCCATGCCTGCCACAACGTGCACCGGAATGCTTGCGATCGCTGCACCGCTG CTACTTATCTATCGATACTGGGGCAGTGTATCGCTTTCGGTCAACATTCTGCTGCTGTTCATCGTGGGCGTTACGGTGAATGGGCCGTACGCACTGATTACCACCTCCGTCAGTGCCGAGCTGGGACAGCACAGTTCGTTGAATGGCAATTCGAAAGCGCTCGCCACGGTAACGGCCATTATCGATGGGACGGGATCGATCGGGGCCGCGATCGGGCCGTTGCTTGCGGGCATGCTATCCGGATGGAGCAACGTCTTCTACATGCTGGTGATATCGAATGTGTTGGCGCTCGTGATGCTGCTGCGCATCAGCACCAAGGAATGCTCGCGGCGCAACATTAACCGACGatacaacgttcgtatcgaGTGA
- the LOC128301068 gene encoding glucose-6-phosphate exchanger SLC37A2 isoform X2, whose translation MQRTRIPSTGRQQRMSSTYPMAPIGVRVISYLSAKLCPRFQVNRVLWFKCSVLGLTYLAYTCYHMTRKPISVVKSVLHRNCSSVTLPPEFVTPAGGSDPTAPSPLPTDGTWCDYAPFDQPDFNSLLGALDSAFLFSYAIAMFFAGFIAERVSLRYFLALGMAFSGVFCYLFGMAKVYDIHALWYFIAVQALAGMFQTTGWPGVVTIVGRWFGKSKRGLIFGIWNSHTSIGNVLGTLIAAHYVERDWSMSFVVPGFLMGLCGFIMFLFLVERPEIVDCQEKVADYAHQQRGPAAGSSQRPRMDDSVSEEDYTVNTEQEINERTPIIGSINRAPPHQDAIGFFGALRIPGVVEFSLSLFFSKLVSYTFLFWLPFYIQHSTSMGAKLSADVSTVFDIGGIVGAIAAGMLSDASAMPATTCTGMLAIAAPLLLIYRYWGSVSLSVNILLLFIVGVTVNGPYALITTSVSAELGQHSSLNGNSKALATVTAIIDGTGSIGAAIGPLLAGMLSGWSNVFYMLVISNVLALVMLLRISTKECSRRNINRRYNVRIE comes from the exons ATGCAAAGGACCCGCATACCGTCCACGGGGCGACAGCAAAGGATGAGCTCAACCTACCCGATGGCGCCGATTGGCGTTCGCGTGATAAGCTACCTGTCGGCCAAACTATGTCCCCGCTTCCAGGTCAACCGTGTCCTGTGGTTCAAATGTTCCGTCCTTGGATTGACCTATCTCGCTTACACCTGTTACCACATGACGCGGAAACCGATCTCGGTCGTGAAATCGGTACTGCACCGGAACTGTTCATCCGTTACGCTTCCGCCGGAATTTGTCACGCCGGCTGGTGGAAGCGACCCGACCGCACCGTCCCCGCTTCCCACCGATGGGACCTGGTGTGATTATGCCCCGTTCGATCAGCCGGACTTTAATTCGCTGCTCGGCGCGCTGGACTCGGCGTTCCTTTTCAGCTACGCGATTGCAATGTTCTTTGCCGGATTTATCGCCGAGCGTGTGTCGTTGCGCTACTTCCTGGCCCTCGGGATGGCATTTTCCGGAGTGTTTTGCTATCTGTTCGGAATGGCAAAGGTGTACGACATACATGCGCTGTGGTACTTCATTGCCGTCCAGGCACTGGCAGGCATGTTCCAAACGACCGGCTGGCCCGGTGTCGTCACGATCGTGGGCCGATGGTTTGGCAAATCGAAACGTGGGCTTATCTTTGGCATCTGGAACAGTCACACCTCGATCGGGAATGTGCTCGGTACGCTGATAGCGGCACACTACGTCGAACGGGACTGGTCGATGTCGTTCGTGGTGCCCGGATTTCTGATGGGGTTGTGCGGATTCATCATGTTTCTGTTTCTGGTCGAGCGGCCAGAAATTGTCGACTGTCAGGAGAAGGTGGCCGATTATGCGCACCAGCAGCGTGGGCCGGCTGCTGGTTCGAGTCAGCGACCGAGGATGGACGACTCCGTGAGTGAAGAAGATTACACCGTAAATACAGAGCAG GAGATAAACGAACGCACACCGATCATTGGAAGCATCAATCGGGCGCCACCCCATCAGGACGCGATCGGATTCTTCGGTGCGCTGCGCATTCCAGGCGTGGTCGAGTTTTCGCTCAGCCTGTTCTTTTCCAAGCTCGTCAGCTACACATTCCTTTTCTGGCTACCATTTTACATACAACATTCTA CTTCCATGGGTGCAAAGCTGTCCGCGGATGTATCGACCGTGTTCGATATTGGCGGTATTGTCGGTGCGATCGCAGCCGGTATGCTGTCAGACGCTAGCGCCATGCCTGCCACAACGTGCACCGGAATGCTTGCGATCGCTGCACCGCTG CTACTTATCTATCGATACTGGGGCAGTGTATCGCTTTCGGTCAACATTCTGCTGCTGTTCATCGTGGGCGTTACGGTGAATGGGCCGTACGCACTGATTACCACCTCCGTCAGTGCCGAGCTGGGACAGCACAGTTCGTTGAATGGCAATTCGAAAGCGCTCGCCACGGTAACGGCCATTATCGATGGGACGGGATCGATCGGGGCCGCGATCGGGCCGTTGCTTGCGGGCATGCTATCCGGATGGAGCAACGTCTTCTACATGCTGGTGATATCGAATGTGTTGGCGCTCGTGATGCTGCTGCGCATCAGCACCAAGGAATGCTCGCGGCGCAACATTAACCGACGatacaacgttcgtatcgaGTGA